In Mustela nigripes isolate SB6536 chromosome 10, MUSNIG.SB6536, whole genome shotgun sequence, one DNA window encodes the following:
- the LOC132025829 gene encoding SLAM family member 9-like yields the protein MGLPWTILEGASVLFLVIRNPELPPEFELEKMSWGVVSRSNYIVMLYVFPGRDVPEWVNFQDKFEKRVHVLNATTLRIDNLTLEDSGLYRARVSYTRGRQYDQDFHLMVYEPVPLPQIQAMDLSLTPGWCNITMECNTTGTREDLTVSWDSEGLPRELEQRPTPGPVPNPWTLAVTLPLSWPSPSLTCVVSNQVDQRTATLDLGDICGRDLHGPSLVALLRDILGTIVVILMILEAGLYLWMRRGKKKLESGRGAGLQEEPRDPDGGIHYADQTYQESGDRRDKGRGEPHLEEENSLTTVYSEVRRPGHAMTAF from the exons ATGGGTCTGCCCTGGACGATTCTGGAAGGAGCTTCTGTGCTGTTCCTAGTGATCAGAAATCCAGAATTACCTCCAGAATTTGAGCTGGAGAAGATGTCTTGGGGCGTCGTATCCAGATCCAATTACATAGTCATGCTGTATGTGTTTCCTGGGAGAGATGTTCCAGAATGGGTCAACTTCCAGGACAAGTTCGAGAAGAGGGTCCATGTGCTCAATGCAACGACCCTGAGGATTGACAACCTGACCCTTGAGGACAGTGGGCTGTACCGGGCTCGAGTGTCCTATACAAGAGGAAGACAGTATGACCAGGATTTCCACCTGATGGTCTACG AGCCTGTGCCCCTTCCCCAGATCCAGGCCATGGATCTGTCCCTCACACCAGGCTGGTGCAACATCACCATGGAGTGTAACACCACAGGAACCAGGGAGGACCTGACTGTGTCCTGGGACAGCGAGGGtctccccagggagctggagcAGAGACCGACCCCAGGACCAGTGCCCAACCCCTGGACCCTGGCTGTGACCCTGCCCCTGAgctggcccagccccagcctcacctGTGTGGTCAGCAACCAGGTGGACCAGAGAACTGCCACCCTGGACCTTGGGGACATCTGTGGTCGTG ATCTACATGGACCATCTCTTGTTGCTCTCCTGCGTGACATCCTGGGGACTATTGTGGTCATACTGATGATCCTTGAAGCTGGACTATACCTTTGGATGAGACGTGGGAAGAAGAAGTTGGAGTCTGGGAGAG GGGCAGGATTGCAGGAGGAGCCCAGGGACCCGGATGGTGGCATCCACTATGCAGATCAGACCTATCAGGAGTCTGGAGACCGCAGGGACAAG GGTAGGGGAGAACCACATCTAGAAGAGGAGAACTCTCTCACTACTGTCTACAGTGAGGTCCGCAGGCCAGGCCACGCCATGACCGCGTTTTAA
- the LOC132026267 gene encoding SLAM family member 9-like isoform X2, producing MSVIKGVCNTVTQRPGARGSAMDDSGNPVPLKGIQGASVLFPVIRNPELPPESELENMSWGVVSRSNYIVMLYVFPGRDVPEWVNFQDKFEKRVHVVNTTTLRIDNLTLEDSGLYRARQSYTRGRQYDRNFHLTVYEAVPRPQIRATDLSLTPGWCNITMECNTTETREDLTVSWESKGLPRELTQRPAPGPAPNPWTLAVNLPLSRPSPSLTCVVNNQADQKAASQDLGDVCGRGTSNLRLLFSVVPRLLSSPQPCWSRQHAAGTSPRPHPPFLVCLETFSGKVSWGRPGSVAPTC from the exons ATGTCAGTAATTAAAG GTGTCTGCAACACTGTGACCCAGCGTCCTGGAGCCCGTGGGTCAGCCATGGACGATTCTGGAAACCCTGTTCCTCTGAAGGGGATTCAAGGAGCTTCTGTGCTGTTTCCAGTGATCAGAAATCCAGAATTACCTCCAGAATCTGAGCTGGAGAATATGTCTTGGGGCGTCGTATCCAGATCCAATTACATAGTCATGCTGTATGTGTTTCCTGGGAGAGATGTTCCAGAATGGGTCAACTTCCAGGACAAGTTCGAGAAGAGGGTCCATGTGGTCAACACAACGACCCTGAGGATTGACAACCTGACCCTTGAGGACAGTGGGCTGTACCGGGCTCGACAGTCCTATACGAGAGGAAGACAATATGACCGGAATTTCCACCTGACGGTCTACG aggctGTGCCCCGTCCCCAGATCCGGGCCACAGATCTGTCCCTCACACCAGGCTGGTGCAACATCACCATGGAGTGTAACACCACGGAAACCAGGGAGGACCTGACTGTGTCCTGGGAGAGCAAGGGTCTCCCCAGGGAGCTGACGCAGAGACCGGCCCCAGGACCAGCCCCCAACCCCTGGACCCTGGCTGTGAACCTGCCCCTGAGccggcccagccccagcctcacctGTGTGGTCAACAACCAGGCGGACCAGAAAGCTGcctcccaggaccttggggacGTCTGTGGCCGCG GAACATCCAACCTGCGTCTGCTCTTCAGTGTTGTTCCCAGGCTGCTCTCCAGCCCTCAGCCCTGCTGGTCCCGGCAGCACGCAGCAGGTACCTCTCCCCGCCCTCATCCACCCTTCCTTGTGTGCCTAGAGACGTTTtcaggaaaagtgagttgggggcgTCCGGGGTCCGTCGCACCCACCTGCTAG
- the LOC132026267 gene encoding SLAM family member 9-like isoform X1 has protein sequence MGAGSEDPHLCGASWLLRFTSLLLSVCNTVTQRPGARGSAMDDSGNPVPLKGIQGASVLFPVIRNPELPPESELENMSWGVVSRSNYIVMLYVFPGRDVPEWVNFQDKFEKRVHVVNTTTLRIDNLTLEDSGLYRARQSYTRGRQYDRNFHLTVYEAVPRPQIRATDLSLTPGWCNITMECNTTETREDLTVSWESKGLPRELTQRPAPGPAPNPWTLAVNLPLSRPSPSLTCVVNNQADQKAASQDLGDVCGRGTSNLRLLFSVVPRLLSSPQPCWSRQHAAGTSPRPHPPFLVCLETFSGKVSWGRPGSVAPTC, from the exons GTGTCTGCAACACTGTGACCCAGCGTCCTGGAGCCCGTGGGTCAGCCATGGACGATTCTGGAAACCCTGTTCCTCTGAAGGGGATTCAAGGAGCTTCTGTGCTGTTTCCAGTGATCAGAAATCCAGAATTACCTCCAGAATCTGAGCTGGAGAATATGTCTTGGGGCGTCGTATCCAGATCCAATTACATAGTCATGCTGTATGTGTTTCCTGGGAGAGATGTTCCAGAATGGGTCAACTTCCAGGACAAGTTCGAGAAGAGGGTCCATGTGGTCAACACAACGACCCTGAGGATTGACAACCTGACCCTTGAGGACAGTGGGCTGTACCGGGCTCGACAGTCCTATACGAGAGGAAGACAATATGACCGGAATTTCCACCTGACGGTCTACG aggctGTGCCCCGTCCCCAGATCCGGGCCACAGATCTGTCCCTCACACCAGGCTGGTGCAACATCACCATGGAGTGTAACACCACGGAAACCAGGGAGGACCTGACTGTGTCCTGGGAGAGCAAGGGTCTCCCCAGGGAGCTGACGCAGAGACCGGCCCCAGGACCAGCCCCCAACCCCTGGACCCTGGCTGTGAACCTGCCCCTGAGccggcccagccccagcctcacctGTGTGGTCAACAACCAGGCGGACCAGAAAGCTGcctcccaggaccttggggacGTCTGTGGCCGCG GAACATCCAACCTGCGTCTGCTCTTCAGTGTTGTTCCCAGGCTGCTCTCCAGCCCTCAGCCCTGCTGGTCCCGGCAGCACGCAGCAGGTACCTCTCCCCGCCCTCATCCACCCTTCCTTGTGTGCCTAGAGACGTTTtcaggaaaagtgagttgggggcgTCCGGGGTCCGTCGCACCCACCTGCTAG
- the LOC132026267 gene encoding SLAM family member 5-like isoform X3, whose translation MGAGSEDPHLCGASWLLRFTSLLLSVCNTVTQRPGARGSAMDDSGNPVPLKGIQGASVLFPVIRNPELPPESELENMSWGVVSRSNYIVMLYVFPGRDVPEWVNFQDKFEKRVHVVNTTTLRIDNLTLEDSGLYRARQSYTRGRQYDRNFHLTVYEAVPRPQIRATDLSLTPGWCNITMECNTTETREDLTVSWESKGLPRELTQRPAPGPAPNPWTLAVNLPLSRPSPSLTCVVNNQADQKAASQDLGDVCGRVLFPGCSPALSPAGPGSTQQVPLPALIHPSLCA comes from the exons GTGTCTGCAACACTGTGACCCAGCGTCCTGGAGCCCGTGGGTCAGCCATGGACGATTCTGGAAACCCTGTTCCTCTGAAGGGGATTCAAGGAGCTTCTGTGCTGTTTCCAGTGATCAGAAATCCAGAATTACCTCCAGAATCTGAGCTGGAGAATATGTCTTGGGGCGTCGTATCCAGATCCAATTACATAGTCATGCTGTATGTGTTTCCTGGGAGAGATGTTCCAGAATGGGTCAACTTCCAGGACAAGTTCGAGAAGAGGGTCCATGTGGTCAACACAACGACCCTGAGGATTGACAACCTGACCCTTGAGGACAGTGGGCTGTACCGGGCTCGACAGTCCTATACGAGAGGAAGACAATATGACCGGAATTTCCACCTGACGGTCTACG aggctGTGCCCCGTCCCCAGATCCGGGCCACAGATCTGTCCCTCACACCAGGCTGGTGCAACATCACCATGGAGTGTAACACCACGGAAACCAGGGAGGACCTGACTGTGTCCTGGGAGAGCAAGGGTCTCCCCAGGGAGCTGACGCAGAGACCGGCCCCAGGACCAGCCCCCAACCCCTGGACCCTGGCTGTGAACCTGCCCCTGAGccggcccagccccagcctcacctGTGTGGTCAACAACCAGGCGGACCAGAAAGCTGcctcccaggaccttggggacGTCTGTGGCCGCG TGTTGTTCCCAGGCTGCTCTCCAGCCCTCAGCCCTGCTGGTCCCGGCAGCACGCAGCAGGTACCTCTCCCCGCCCTCATCCACCCTTCCTTGTGTGCCTAG